A genomic window from Lycium barbarum isolate Lr01 chromosome 4, ASM1917538v2, whole genome shotgun sequence includes:
- the LOC132636393 gene encoding E3 ubiquitin-protein ligase CCNB1IP1 homolog isoform X2 encodes MRCNACWRELEGQAITTTCGHLFCQDDASKILSNDAACPICDQVLSKSLMKPVDVSPSDEWTNMAMAGISPQILMKSAYRSVTFYIGQKELEMQFKMNRIVAQCRQKCGMMQEKFSEKLEQVHTAYQKMGKRCQMMEQEIESLSKDKQELQEKFAEKSRQKRKLDEMYDQLRDEYESVKRSAIQPKKFFSRTEPDLFANNANMMDNRVHMGKGPREDIWPPPRQNGSNSGPFDISSGSPARQSAIPVDAGNRRTGASSMLGVGTGAGNPTKTLRNLIFSPIKRPQVSRNQPQMFAL; translated from the exons ATGAGATGCAATGCTTGCTGGCGTGAACTGGAAGGACAGGCCATCACCACCACTTGTGGCCACCTCTTCT GCCAGGACGATGCCAGTAAGATTCTCAGCAATGATGCTGCTTGTCCTATCTGTGATCAAGTATTGTCTAAAAG TCTCATGAAACCTGTGGACGTCAGTCCAAGTGATGAATGGACAAAT ATGGCCATGGCCGGAATATCACCACAGATAT TGATGAAGAGTGCCTACAGAAGTGTGACTTTCTACATAGGGCAAAAGGAATTGGAAATGCAATTCAAGATGAACAGGATAGTAGCTCAATGTCGTCAGAAATGTGGGATGATGCAAGAAAAATTCTCTGAAAAGTTGGAGCAAGTGCATACTGCATACCAGAAAATGGGTAAAAGGTGCCAAATGATGGAACAAGAGATTGAGAGCTTATCTAAAGACAAGCAGGAACTCCAAGAAAAATTTGCTGAGAAATCCAG GCAAAAAAGAAAACTTGATGAAATGTATGATCAGTTGAGAGATGAATATGAATCAGTAAAGCGCTCAGCCATTCAGCCAAAAAAATTCTTTTCAAGAACAGAGCCAGATTTGTTTGCGAATAATGCTAATATGATGGACAACAGAGTTCACATGGGAAAAG GGCCAAGAGAGGACATTTGGCCTCCACCAAGACAGAACGGTTCTAACTCTGGCCCTTTCGATATCTCTAGTGGCTCCCCTGCAAGACAATCAGCAATACCAGTAGATGCTGGAAACAGAAGGACAGGTGCAAGTTCTATGCTTGGTGTTGGAACTGGAGCAGGCAACCCCACAAAGACCCTTAGGAATCTCATCTTTTCGCCGATTAAACGACCTCAAGTCTCCCGCAATCAGCCGCAGATGTTCGC GTTGTAA
- the LOC132636393 gene encoding E3 ubiquitin-protein ligase CCNB1IP1 homolog isoform X1 — MRCNACWRELEGQAITTTCGHLFCQDDASKILSNDAACPICDQVLSKSLMKPVDVSPSDEWTNMAMAGISPQILMKSAYRSVTFYIGQKELEMQFKMNRIVAQCRQKCGMMQEKFSEKLEQVHTAYQKMGKRCQMMEQEIESLSKDKQELQEKFAEKSRQKRKLDEMYDQLRDEYESVKRSAIQPKKFFSRTEPDLFANNANMMDNRVHMGKDWSVRTPETPGPREDIWPPPRQNGSNSGPFDISSGSPARQSAIPVDAGNRRTGASSMLGVGTGAGNPTKTLRNLIFSPIKRPQVSRNQPQMFAL, encoded by the exons ATGAGATGCAATGCTTGCTGGCGTGAACTGGAAGGACAGGCCATCACCACCACTTGTGGCCACCTCTTCT GCCAGGACGATGCCAGTAAGATTCTCAGCAATGATGCTGCTTGTCCTATCTGTGATCAAGTATTGTCTAAAAG TCTCATGAAACCTGTGGACGTCAGTCCAAGTGATGAATGGACAAAT ATGGCCATGGCCGGAATATCACCACAGATAT TGATGAAGAGTGCCTACAGAAGTGTGACTTTCTACATAGGGCAAAAGGAATTGGAAATGCAATTCAAGATGAACAGGATAGTAGCTCAATGTCGTCAGAAATGTGGGATGATGCAAGAAAAATTCTCTGAAAAGTTGGAGCAAGTGCATACTGCATACCAGAAAATGGGTAAAAGGTGCCAAATGATGGAACAAGAGATTGAGAGCTTATCTAAAGACAAGCAGGAACTCCAAGAAAAATTTGCTGAGAAATCCAG GCAAAAAAGAAAACTTGATGAAATGTATGATCAGTTGAGAGATGAATATGAATCAGTAAAGCGCTCAGCCATTCAGCCAAAAAAATTCTTTTCAAGAACAGAGCCAGATTTGTTTGCGAATAATGCTAATATGATGGACAACAGAGTTCACATGGGAAAAG ATTGGTCGGTTCGCACTCCTGAAACTCCAGGGCCAAGAGAGGACATTTGGCCTCCACCAAGACAGAACGGTTCTAACTCTGGCCCTTTCGATATCTCTAGTGGCTCCCCTGCAAGACAATCAGCAATACCAGTAGATGCTGGAAACAGAAGGACAGGTGCAAGTTCTATGCTTGGTGTTGGAACTGGAGCAGGCAACCCCACAAAGACCCTTAGGAATCTCATCTTTTCGCCGATTAAACGACCTCAAGTCTCCCGCAATCAGCCGCAGATGTTCGC GTTGTAA
- the LOC132636394 gene encoding B-box zinc finger protein 22-like yields the protein MKIQCNACEIAEAKVLCCADEAALCWSCDDKVHAANKLASKHQRVPLSASSAPMPKCDICQETVGYFFCLEDRALLCRKCDIAIHTANAYVSAHQRFLLTGVKVGLEPIDPATLASSGKSHSIQKVVEQESPPIPKSTTPVSSHAQCDGVLPVQTSGTGDLAPGRLPLVGGSAAGIIPQWQFDELLGMGDFNHNYGYMDYGSSKADNGKLGESDNSPILRDADAEVEGDECFSTEVPDTCWAVPQIPSPPTASGLYWPTKTFQNPFDAGVLESDLSCFPSQNIQHQQSNGCGFKRRFYLNGSCYRRRQWVSQGI from the exons ATGAAAATTCAGTGTAACGCGTGTGAGATAGCAGAGGCAAAAGTATTGTGTTGTGCTGATGAAGCAGCACTTTGTTGGTCATGTGATGATAAAGTTCATGCTGCAAATAAGCTTGCTAGTAAACACCAGAGAGTGCCTCTTTCTGCTTCATCTGCACCCATGCCCAAGTGTGACATTTGCCAA GAAACTGTTGGCTATTTCTTTTGCCTTGAGGATCGGGCTTTGCTCTGCCGAAAATGTGACATCGCTATTCACACCGCCAATGCTTATGTCTCAGCTCACCAGAGATTCTTGCTGACTGGAGTCAAAGTGGGACTTGAACCTATCGATCCTGCTACATTAGCATCCTCAGGGAAGTCACATTCTATTCAGAAGGTTGTGGAGCAAGAATCTCCTCCAATTCCTAAGAGTACTACTCCTGTGTCATCACATGCTCAGTGTGACGGCGTATTACCTGTCCAGACTAGTGGGACTGGGGATCTTGCACCTGGTAGACTTCCATTGGTTGGAGGTTCTGCAGCTGGAATCATTCCACAATGGCAGTTTGATGAACTTCTTGGAATGGGTGATTTCAATCATAATTACGGATACATGGATTACGGGTCATCTAAG GCTGACAATGGAAAGCTTGGAGAATCAGATAACTCTCCAATCTTGAGAGATGCTGACGCAGAAGTTGAAGGTGATGAGTGCTTTAGTACTGAGGTGCCAGATACATGTTGGGCAGTGCCACAAATTCCTTCGCCGCCAACAGCTTCTGGACTATACTGGCCAACGAAAACTTTCCAGAATCCATTTGATGCTGGAGTGTTGGAATCTGACCTTAGTTGCTTCCCTTCGCAGAACatccaacatcaacaatcaaatgGTTGTGGTTTCAAAAGGA GATTTTACCTCAATGGATCATGTTATAGAAGACGCCAGTGGGTTTCCCAGGGTATCTGA